AACAAAGCGGCGAGGTGGCTGGAAGGGAGGTCGTCATCGTGGACACTCCTGGATGGTGGAAATTCTTCCCAGCAATGTTCACCCCCTCGCCTTGGAAGGCTGAGATTTCAAACGGGGTCTCTCTGTGCTCTCCATCACCAAATGTCATTTTGCTGGGAGTTCCGGTTGACACATCGTTCACTGATGACCAAAGAGGGTCACAGAGGAAAACATGAGGCTGCTTGGACAGAGAGTGTGGAGACATGTTATCGTGCTGTTTACATTCGGGGACACTCTGGGGGACAAAACTATTGAGCAACACATTGAAAGTGAAGGAAAGCCTCTCCGATGGCTCATTGAGAAATGTGGGAATCGATATCACGTCCTCAACAATATGAGCACAGATGATTATCAGGTTATagagctgctggagaagatggaggagatggtggcAGGAAACAGCTCCTTTTACCCCAATGCCAACCCTGATGCAGATTGCACAAAACATCTAGAAGACAGAAGTGACTATTTAACCGAAATCAAAGATGAGAACACAACCAAGAAGATCACAGAACAACTTGCCATCGAATGGGATCGCAAGAACTGGGAAAAACACCGTTGTAAGGAAGCATTGACTCACCACCAAGCAGTACGTATCCAGAGACATgaagatcatttaaaaaaacactataAATGCAATAGGACAGATTTAACTTGATTGTCACACTTGGATCAAAAAAATCACACCAAAGTTTATATTTTACTGTGATTTGCTCATTATATCAATTGAttgaattgattaattgattccTTAAGAGTCCTTTTGTATACCTGAAACTTCTTATCATTGTAATCAGATCATGGGCTTTAAGTATGCAGACACAGAAGTGTTTCTCCATGACACTGACCTTCACCTTTAATGGTTCTCAATTGTTCTCTGGCATGCCCTTCAAAAATGTCCAGGCCCCCGCTACATACATTTTTCTCAATCATAAGCAATAATTGGTGAAATAAGGCCCAATGCCAACACACTCCGAGTTAGTACTCGCCTTGGTGTAAGGTGCCCTAATTCTGGTTGGGATGCGGGGGTACAGTGAAGTATTACCTCCAAATTCCACCAGATCCATGTTCGTTCCGTGTCCGATCTACAACAGCAGCGGAGCTCACAGGTTCCACTCTAGTCTTTGTGTGTACTTTCACTGGCTCGTTGCCTTGTATAACTACTCTGATGCAGTTCTGGCAGTCCCGACTTTTTTGTAGCAGATACCCAAGGCTTCTATTTTCGGTGAATGCCTGAACATGAAGCATTAATTCAGCCGAATTCAGCACAGACCAGACAGGAAATCAGACAccgaaaacaacaacataacatccggTTGATGTTCAGGATAGaaacactccatgttgacaccagcacataaattgaaaaaagagacaaatccaaGCACTTCCTCGAATGCTTTGGTTGGCAACGCTTaagttttttctgtttgttgtgtccTGGCCCCTAAATGGTGGAACGAACTCCTGATCAATGTCAGGATAGTGGATACACACGCCATCTCCCGCAAAAGAATCaagactcacttgttcagactCCGCATAGCATAGCACCCTCAAACTAAGGGTTATGGGGACTCTCTGTTGTTTCAGAGTATTACAGCTCTTTTCTTTATAAGAaagcttaaaataatcacaacGAATTTTAGTGAAATTGAGGACAGTATGATAGCATCAGCaaacttttttgtgtttgtttcttttaaatcatATCCATTCAACTTAATTTCACCCACCATGTTTGAGAGCCACTCCTCTAGAGTATAAAGTCAACAGACTTAACTGTAGAAGTAACCTGATTGTTGTGTTTCCTAACCAGTGAGTGATGCTAAGCAGAGCTCTCAGGGAGACGAGGGAGACGAGGTGCAAATGGAGCATGAAGACGACCAGTTCAAGAGCTGCTTTGGTCCTGAAGTAGACGGTGAAGATGATGCAGGATCTGGACCTCTGAACATATTGAGGGAACTGATGGAGAGAGAGTGGAGCAGAAGAGAGGTGGCCATGGAGCAGGCGTCCTGGAGACAGTTCTACGATCTTGCAGCAGGTGAATTGATCAATTAACTTTGTGCAAGTAACTTCTGTcttgttcagttttgttttgctaaaccattcttattcttttttattcatatcATAGCCTCCTCTGAGCCAGATAGTGATCGGCTGTGGAAATCACGAGAAAAAGTAAGACGGTGGCTGAAAACTTCATCTGGGTATGGAGGTTCATCTGGGTATTCAGCCTCTTACCTCAGCGACCAGTGGAAGGAATACAGTCTCTTTTTTGGTCAAGCGAGCTCGCCACCAAGGGCTCCCAAGACTAGgaagaaatcattttaaatgaagTAATTCAATGAAGCAAAATTAATTCCACAGtccctatatatatatatatatatatatatatacttttattAGTCTATCACTACCATCTAATGCACACATCAGTTAAATATAAAGTGCCAAGACatcaaaacatcaaaaataCAGGTATACTTATTATATGAGGGTGAACAGGAGTGGATGATGCAAGCAGAGCAGATGTTTTGCACTTATGCTGTAGGTCACAAAGTCCAAAACTGTGAACTAAGACTGTTGAGTCTAATCTGTTTGAACTGAACTCTGAGGTTGCTTTTGTGTAGTGTGAACTTGTACAACACTGATGATGGTTGGTATTACTCTGAAGGGTCAATTGTGCCTTCACGCCCTCTGTTCGGCACACTGAGCCTTCCGTAGAGAGCATCACTCTAAATGTTGTGGCTACAACAGTGATTATAATCTAATCACTGCTACCTGGAAGAAATATTGTTATCGTTGTGACAATTTAATTCTTGCTGAAATGAATATCCAGAACATATATGTTAATTTTACTAGTACTAGTATCATTCGAGTAAAAATATGCCAATATCCGTACACGTTATGAAGGAAAATCCTCGTTGGGTATCTGACTAAGgtttattcaagtttttttttttaattatttaaaaacatcGAGACTtctctgtaaatagttattttgATCGAATCATATCAACTTTAGTTTAGTTGACTGAACAAATTGTGTTCAAGCTCACCGCTACCATTTATATCTAGCTATTTAATCTTTACTGCACTGTAGAGTTGCATGTTGAGGTGTTGGTGGCAGTGTATGACTTAATACAGAGGTTGAGTACTGGGAAATGAGATCTGATCGTTTTCCAAGAACTACACCTGCGGAAACTGGTGATTATAAGTATGTATGATAACTTGATACCAAGGAAACTGTACCGCTTAGTACAAATGTAAAGAATCAGAATGGGATTGTTAGCCAGGTATGCAAGCACTTAAAGAATGTCCTTTTATTTGCTttatagaaaaataataataaaaacagagcCAAAGCAAAGTGACAAACAGAGATGATGTTTGCACACTGCTTGTTCCTGGTGGAATGCAGCTGATCAATAGAGGCGGTTTGAAAGTGTGTATATATTAATAGCAAATCAAGAATGTTGCAAGTATTCTTTCAAGTGTACTAGTAAAGACAAGTTCTGAAAAGCTGGCTGTTGTGAATGCTGGCTGAAAAGTTGAGGCTTAACATGCATTGCTGAATGTAAAAACTTGATTAAATACCAGTAATTGAATATGTGAATGTTGTTGGTTTGATGTTAAGCTGACGCTAAACTGAAGTGCTGTCTTTAATTGCTGTGAAGTTGCATCTGAAGAAGAGTAACAGTCATAGCAGTGAGGTGACAATGAAGGATTCACAATATGTTTTAAGCTGGGAGGAAACTGCGAATTTGTGCAGAGACAGAGTTTGAAGGAAAAACTATGTAAGGGATGGAAAAGTTAAATGAGTCTCATAATGTATCAAATTAAAAAGGTAATTGTACATATTATAGTTGAATGTAGTATTAATGGTTGCAACATATACTCtatgtgtgtccctgtgtgtaCATGCTAGCTTGTAGCGGTAAGAGATAAATAAGCAAAAtatactctgtgtgtgtatcagaAATCAGAAGTACAGACGATGGCAAAAATGAGCTGCCATGTAATGTCACTGTCGCATAATGAAGTTCAACCTTGAAATGTCACTATGGGAATAAATCTTGATCAAAacttcaggtgtgtttgttttattttttttcatctcccATTTACTTTTCATTGTAAAGCTGAAACTACCATTTGCAGAATAAGTTGTACAGTCAGCGTGAGTAAAGCAGAGTGCAGAATTAAACACATGAAGCATTTaatatcttcttttttcttaGAAATAAGTTTACTCTCACCTGTTTGGATTGGTTTACGTGAACTCATGTGTGTTTGCTGGTTTAGTTGGATTCTCTCGGTGTTAGATAGCTGTAAACTGAATTCCTGAGACCGCTTGTAGAGGATCGTCTCAGAGAATTTTCAAGCTTGTGTCGTTCGGTACTGATGAATGAGATTCTGGTTCATTTTCGTGCTTGTGCGATTTGTCTAGGCAGCTAGCTACAAGAAGagtttgtacaaaacaaagGCATAAGGAGGCCTACATTAAATAGGAGTGGTCGCAGGACAATCAGTAAGATTACAGGAGGGATCGAATACCAGAGACTGTCTCTTTGTCTGCAGATCATGTGTGATTGTAGATGGAAGAGTGAGAGCAGATCCAGTATTTAATCGATCACGGATGGAGTTGTTTTCTCAGACGTAGAAGAAAATATGTAGTATAGAGTATATACTATAGTATACTCTGTATAAAATGCTGTGATGGATCGCCCAGTTTTACTTGGGCTGACCACTCAAATGACACATATGTGTGGTAAACACTGACACCAAACAATTGAAAGAATTAGTAGTAAGACATTGTTTCACaacaacattttcacatatgcattttttttgtttgtttgttcatttatttagatttttacatTATCACCAGTCTGTATATCTCTAATCAGAAAATGAACACTGTATATTGTTGCTTGTTTTTAGTTTCACTCCCTCTGTTCAGATAGAAttaacaaacaaagaaaaatgctgtAAATAAATAGGTTTAAGTGGGCCTTAGCCcaattaaacatcattttatgTTAAACTCGTGACATTTGAGCAGTTCACTGCGGTACACCGCATGCCTCACATGTTGTTGACTGTACAGTTGGAGGAAGCCAGGACCAAGTTCCTCAaaacaagtacatttactgatCACACAGCCAACAACAATACACAGGAGGAGATCCAACCCATTGGATGCCTTTATTGTTGACTACATTCTTAAGGAAACATGGAGAAAGCTTTACCTGTCAAAGGTAAGATGTAACAGCCTGTTGTGAGAAGCGAGAAGGAGAAGTGTGCGGGCGAAGAGTCACATTGGTCAAAGCCCCCGGGTGGCTGCGAGGATACGACCTCTGTAACACACCCGAACTGTTCAAGACAGAAGCGATTCTCAGCGTCACACCTGGACTGCATGGTTTTATCCTGGTGATTAATGCTGAAATACCATTCAAGGACGAGTATGAGAAGACAACAAAGAAGCACTTGCAGCACTTTTTTGGTTACAAGGTGTGGGATCACACGATAGTGGTCTTCAGCCACAGAGGTCAGATCGATCAGGAAACCATTGATGATTTCATCAAGAGGGAAGGGGCTCCACTTCAGTCGCTTCTGGAGGCCTGTGGTAACAGATACCACGTCCTCTGTGACGATGGCACAGAACACAGCGAGAAAGTCAAAGAGCTGTTTGAGAAGATTGACGACATGGTGGCTAAAAACATATGTTACAAAACTGACAGCACGCTGATCGAAAGTGCTGAGTTGAAGAGGAAGGATGTGGACAAAAAAGCTGAGGAGTTGCGTCTTCAGTCACAACAACAACGGGAAAAGCTCAGAGATCTCATGACAGGTCAGTTGAGTTTGGTCATTTAAGGAACTGTGATTTCTGTGGTTTTGATCATGATTCCTACAGCTGTTTGGAACATTGCAAGTAAAGGctggaacacaccggcccaaccgtttgacgtctgaagcgtttggggagactcggacgaggttgggaacaaatctgttcggtgtgttcagctgcgttggaagctttcagTGCCGCAcggacgttgtctgctccgattcaacatgcgaagtctgggaaggttggctgtcggccgtctgagccattggattctctgattggttgtgtgccagctgtataacaattctgattggcggtgtgctagcgaatcagcgcggcgtgtgggaggggcagaatactgtgtccgctttgtttttctgtgcactccgttccgtcattcctcgttttcatgttttggaataactttattggcatgacactagtctgtgttcgtttggtaatgcctcgctgcatgtttagtatgcagctgtttttgtctgaaatagttaagtttcattttgatcaaAAGTAAAGACAGTTGCGTACATAAAGCTCTCATCCAGTGTCATTTTTGTACACAACACTAgtgccacccgcttattgcatctcgcgaaAGCGCA
Above is a genomic segment from Sparus aurata chromosome 20, fSpaAur1.1, whole genome shotgun sequence containing:
- the LOC115570958 gene encoding GTPase IMAP family member 9-like → MRLLGQRVWRHVIVLFTFGDTLGDKTIEQHIESEGKPLRWLIEKCGNRYHVLNNMSTDDYQVIELLEKMEEMVAGNSSFYPNANPDADCTKHLEDRSDYLTEIKDENTTKKITEQLAIEWDRKNWEKHRCKEALTHHQA